Proteins encoded by one window of Pseudochaenichthys georgianus chromosome 9, fPseGeo1.2, whole genome shotgun sequence:
- the fsta gene encoding follistatin-A isoform X2, translating into MFRMLKHHFHPGFFLLFIWLSHLMEHQKVQAGNCWLQQGKNGRCQVLYMPGMSREECCRSGRLGTSWTEEDVPNSTLFRWMIFNGGAPNCIPCKETCDNVDCGPGKRCKMNRRSKPRCVCAPDCSNITWKGPVCGSDGKTYKDECALLKAKCKGYPDLDVQYQGRCKKTCRDVLCPGSSTCVVDQTNNAYCVTCNRICPEVTSPEQYLCGNDGIVYASACHLRRATCLLGRSIGVAYEGKCIKAKSCEDIQCSSGKKCLWDARMSRGRCSLCDETCPESRTEEAVCASDNTTYPSECAMKQAACSMGGLLEVKHSGSCNSITEDQEEDEEDEDSDYMAYVHISSILDG; encoded by the exons ATGTTTAGGATGCTGAAACACCACTTTCACCCGGGCTTTTTTCTCTTGTTCATATGGCTTTCTCATCTCATGGAACATCAAAAAGTTCAAG CTGGGAACTGCTGGTTGCAGCAGGGGAAGAACGGGAGGTGCCAAGTGCTGTACATGCCCGGGATGAGCAGGGAGGAGTGCTGTCGGAGTGGAAGACTGGGGACGTCCTGGACCGAGGAGGATGTCCCCAACAGCACGCTCTTTAGGTGGATGATCTTCAATGGCGGAGCTCCCAATTGCATACCTTGCAAAG aaaccTGCGATAATGTTGACTGTGGGCCAGGAAAGAGGTGCAAGATGAACAGAAGAAGCAAGCCGCGCTGCGTGTGTGCGCCAGACTGCTCCAACATCACATGGAAAGGACCAGTCTGCGGCTCCGACGGAAAGACCTACAAAGACGAATGCGCACTGCTCAAGGCAAAATGCAAAGGCTACCCCGATCTGGACGTGCAGTACCAGGGAAGGTGCAAGA AAACGTGCCGTGACGTCTTGTGCCCCGGCAGTTCCACATGCGTCGTGGACCAGACAAATAACGCGTATTGTGTGACATGTAATCGGATTTGCCCCGAGGTGACGTCGCCGGAGCAGTACCTGTGTGGAAACGACGGGATCGTCTATGCCAGCGCGTGTCACCTGAGACGAGCTACCTGTCTCCTCGGCAGGTCCATCGGAGTGGCTTATGAGGGGAAATGCATCA AGGCCAAGTCTTGTGAGGACATCCAGTGCAGCTCGGGGAAAAAGTGTCTGTGGGATGCTCGGATGAGCCGGGGACGCTGCTCGCTGTGTGATGAGACCTGTCCGGAGAGCAGGACGGAGGAGGCGGTGTGTGCCAGCGACAACACCACCTATCCCAGTGAATGTGCCATGAAGCAAGCTGCTTGTTCAATGGGGGGGCTGCTGGAAGTCAAGCACTCGGGATCTTGCAACT CCATTACAGAAGAccaggaggaggatgaggaagatGAGGACTCAGACTACATGGCCTATGTCCATATATCTTCTATACTGGATGGATAG
- the fsta gene encoding follistatin-A isoform X1, translating to MFRMLKHHFHPGFFLLFIWLSHLMEHQKVQAGNCWLQQGKNGRCQVLYMPGMSREECCRSGRLGTSWTEEDVPNSTLFRWMIFNGGAPNCIPCKGGETCDNVDCGPGKRCKMNRRSKPRCVCAPDCSNITWKGPVCGSDGKTYKDECALLKAKCKGYPDLDVQYQGRCKKTCRDVLCPGSSTCVVDQTNNAYCVTCNRICPEVTSPEQYLCGNDGIVYASACHLRRATCLLGRSIGVAYEGKCIKAKSCEDIQCSSGKKCLWDARMSRGRCSLCDETCPESRTEEAVCASDNTTYPSECAMKQAACSMGGLLEVKHSGSCNSITEDQEEDEEDEDSDYMAYVHISSILDG from the exons ATGTTTAGGATGCTGAAACACCACTTTCACCCGGGCTTTTTTCTCTTGTTCATATGGCTTTCTCATCTCATGGAACATCAAAAAGTTCAAG CTGGGAACTGCTGGTTGCAGCAGGGGAAGAACGGGAGGTGCCAAGTGCTGTACATGCCCGGGATGAGCAGGGAGGAGTGCTGTCGGAGTGGAAGACTGGGGACGTCCTGGACCGAGGAGGATGTCCCCAACAGCACGCTCTTTAGGTGGATGATCTTCAATGGCGGAGCTCCCAATTGCATACCTTGCAAAGGTGGAG aaaccTGCGATAATGTTGACTGTGGGCCAGGAAAGAGGTGCAAGATGAACAGAAGAAGCAAGCCGCGCTGCGTGTGTGCGCCAGACTGCTCCAACATCACATGGAAAGGACCAGTCTGCGGCTCCGACGGAAAGACCTACAAAGACGAATGCGCACTGCTCAAGGCAAAATGCAAAGGCTACCCCGATCTGGACGTGCAGTACCAGGGAAGGTGCAAGA AAACGTGCCGTGACGTCTTGTGCCCCGGCAGTTCCACATGCGTCGTGGACCAGACAAATAACGCGTATTGTGTGACATGTAATCGGATTTGCCCCGAGGTGACGTCGCCGGAGCAGTACCTGTGTGGAAACGACGGGATCGTCTATGCCAGCGCGTGTCACCTGAGACGAGCTACCTGTCTCCTCGGCAGGTCCATCGGAGTGGCTTATGAGGGGAAATGCATCA AGGCCAAGTCTTGTGAGGACATCCAGTGCAGCTCGGGGAAAAAGTGTCTGTGGGATGCTCGGATGAGCCGGGGACGCTGCTCGCTGTGTGATGAGACCTGTCCGGAGAGCAGGACGGAGGAGGCGGTGTGTGCCAGCGACAACACCACCTATCCCAGTGAATGTGCCATGAAGCAAGCTGCTTGTTCAATGGGGGGGCTGCTGGAAGTCAAGCACTCGGGATCTTGCAACT CCATTACAGAAGAccaggaggaggatgaggaagatGAGGACTCAGACTACATGGCCTATGTCCATATATCTTCTATACTGGATGGATAG